In one Brassica oleracea var. oleracea cultivar TO1000 chromosome C9, BOL, whole genome shotgun sequence genomic region, the following are encoded:
- the LOC106313849 gene encoding ureide permease 1-like — MYMIESKGGAIACMLLALLFLGTWPAIMTLTERRGRLPQHTYLDYTITNLLAAVIIAFTLGQIGPSRPNFITQLSQDNWQSVMFAMAGGIVLSLGNLATQYAWAFVGLSVTEVVTSSITVVIGTTLNYFLDDRINRAEILFPGAACFLIAVCFGSAVHKSNAADNKSKLQNFNSLETTSSFQIETNHANSGLGKEKAKEGTAAFLIELEKQRAIKVFGKSTIIGLAITFFAGICFSMFSPAFNLATNDQWHTLKHGVPKLSVYTAFFYFSISAFVIALILNIRFLYWPVLGLPRSSFKAYLNDWNGRGWSFLAGFLCGFGNGLQFMGGQAAGYAAADAVQALPLVSTFWGILLFGEYRRSSRRTYVLLISMLFMFIVAVAVLMASSGHRI, encoded by the exons ATGTATATGATCGAGAGCAAAGGAGGAGCAATCGCTTGTATGCTCTTGGCTCTTCTCTTCTTAGGGACATGGCCAGCAATAATGACTCTAACTGAAAGACGTGGCCGGCTTCCTCAACACACTTATCTTGACTACACAATCACAAATCTGTTGGCTGCAGTGATCATAGCGTTCACACTAGGCCAAATAGGTCCAAGCAGACCAAATTTCATTACACAGCTTTCTCAA GATAATTGGCAGTCTGTGATGTTTGCAATGGCTGGAGGAATAGTTCTTAGCCTTGGAAACTTAGCGACACAATATGCTTGGGCTTTTGTTGGTTTATCAGTCACTGAAGTCGTCACATCTAGTATCACTGTAGTTATTG GCACAACTTTGAACTATTTCTTGGATGATAGAATCAACAGAGCTGAGATCCTTTTCCCGGGCGCCGCTTGTTTCTTGATAGCAGTTTGTTTCGGCTCTGCTGTTCATAAGTCAAATGCAGCTGATAACAAATCCAAACTCCAAAACTTCAATAG TTTAGAGACTACTTCTTCTTTCCAAATAGAGACAAATCATGCAAACAGCGGGTTAGGGAAAGAGAAAGCAAAAGAAGGGACTGCAGCTTTTCTTATAGAGCTTGAGAAACAGAGAGCTATAAAG GTCTTTGGGAAAAGCACAATAATTGGACTGGCAATAACTTTCTTTGCCGGTATCTGTTTCTCCATGTTCTCTCCTGCATTCAACTTAGCTACAAACGATCAGTGGCACACATTGAAACATGGGGTTCCAAAACTCAGCGTGTACACCGCTTTCTTCTACTTCTCAATCTCTGCATTTGTGATTGCTCTGATACTAAACATCAGATTTCTCTATTGGCCTGTACTTGGTCTCCCAAGATCTTCTTTCAAGGCTTACCTAAATGACTGGAACGGTAGAGGATGGTCTTTCTTGGCTGGATTTCTCTGTGGATTTGGTAATGGTCTTCAGTTCATGGGTGGTCAAGCCGCAGGCTATGCAGCTGCAGACGCTGTTCAG GCACTTCCACTTGTGAGTACGTTTTGGGGGATATTGCTGTTTGGAGAATACAGAAGATCATCGAGAAGAACATATGTTCTTCTTATTAGTATGCTCTTCATGTTCATTGTCGCAGTTGCAGTTCTTATGGCCTCATCAGGACATAGAATATGA
- the LOC106314573 gene encoding mucin-1-like — MARIVPSTKQSPDHPQISQYTVGSTAIASVSPDHIGISQYTVGSTAIASVSPDHIGISQYTVGSTAFDSVSPDHIGISQYTVGSTAIASVSPDHIGISQYTVGSTAIASVSPDHIGISQYTVGSTAIASVSPDHIGISQYTVGSTAIASVSPDHIGISQYTVGSTAIASVSPDHIGISQYTVGSTAIASVSPDHIGISQYTVGSTAIASVSPDHIGISQYTVGSTAFDSVSPDHIGISQYTVGWLDLQPAIHSDSTPASLAFLKQSLITPGSVSTQSAGLISNQPSIQSVLFTATLPSNYPVPVQVSVNSIPIHQDSAQ; from the exons ATGGCGAGGATCGTTCCAAGCACA AAACAGTCACCTGATCACCCCCAGATCAGTCAGTACACAGTCGGCTCCACAGCCATCGCTTCAGTCAGTCCTGATCACATCGGGATCAGTCAGTACACAGTCGGCTCCACAGCCATCGCTTCAGTCAGTCCTGATCACATCGGGATCAGTCAGTACACAGTCGGCTCCACAGCCTTCGATTCAGTAAGTCCTGATCACATCGGGATCAGTCAGTACACAGTCGGCTCCACAGCCATCGCTTCAGTCAGTCCTGATCACATCGGGATCAGTCAGTACACAGTCGGCTCCACAGCCATCGCTTCAGTCAGTCCTGATCACATCGGGATCAGTCAGTACACAGTCGGCTCCACAGCCATCGCTTCAGTCAGTCCTGATCACATCGGGATCAGTCAGTACACAGTCGGCTCCACAGCCATCGCTTCAGTCAGTCCTGATCACATCGGGATCAGTCAGTACACAGTCGGCTCCACAGCCATCGCTTCAGTCAGTCCTGATCACATCGGGATCAGTCAGTACACAGTCGGCTCCACAGCCATCGCTTCAGTCAGTCCTGATCACATCGGGATCAGTCAGTACACAGTCGGCTCCACAGCCATCGCTTCAGTCAGTCCTGATCACATCGGGATCAGTCAGTACACAGTCGGCTCCACAGCCTTCGATTCAGTAAGTCCTGATCACATCGGGATCAGTCAGTACACAGTCGGCTGGCTTGACCTCCAACCAGCCATCCATTCAGACAGTACGCCAGCCTCGCTAGCGTTCCTGAAACAGTCACTGATCACACCTGGATCAGTCAGTACACAGTCGGCTGGCTTGATCTCCAACCAGCCATCCATTCAGTCAGTTCTCTTCACGGCTACCCTGCCATCGAACTATCCAGTTCCAGTACAAGTCTCAGTCAATTCAATACCGATCCATCAAGACTCGGCTCAATGA